One window of Pseudomonas sp. FP198 genomic DNA carries:
- a CDS encoding SgcJ/EcaC family oxidoreductase, with protein sequence MKMKTCAIAAFLLLGAPLAQALETTPFVYSTVAEQPQNVNDREIAGLFDRWNAALKTGSAVAVTSLYAPDAILQPTVSNKVRSTPAQIQDYFVHFLAAKPVGVINYREIRHLGPDAAMDSGVYTFTLTQADGSKREVQARYTFLYERLDGQWKIINHHSSAMPEVPKTLQASH encoded by the coding sequence ATGAAAATGAAAACCTGTGCCATTGCCGCTTTTCTTCTGCTGGGCGCGCCCCTTGCCCAAGCGCTGGAGACCACGCCGTTTGTCTACAGCACCGTGGCCGAGCAGCCGCAGAACGTCAATGACCGTGAAATCGCCGGGCTGTTCGACCGCTGGAACGCTGCGTTGAAGACCGGCAGTGCTGTCGCGGTCACCAGCCTGTACGCCCCGGATGCGATTCTGCAACCGACCGTCTCCAACAAGGTGCGCAGTACCCCGGCGCAGATCCAGGACTATTTCGTGCACTTCCTGGCGGCCAAGCCGGTCGGGGTAATCAACTACCGGGAAATCCGTCACCTGGGGCCTGACGCGGCGATGGACAGCGGAGTCTATACCTTTACGCTGACCCAGGCCGACGGTTCCAAGCGGGAAGTGCAGGCGCGCTATACCTTCCTCTACGAGCGACTCGACGGCCAGTGGAAAATCATCAACCATCACTCGTCGGCCATGCCGGAAGTACCCAAGACCCTGCAGGCCAGCCACTGA